A genomic segment from Aegilops tauschii subsp. strangulata cultivar AL8/78 chromosome 1, Aet v6.0, whole genome shotgun sequence encodes:
- the LOC109751110 gene encoding coatomer subunit delta-1, producing the protein MVVLAASIISKSGKALVSRQYVDMSRIRIEGLLAAFPKLVGTGKQHTYLETESVRYVYQPIEGLYLLLITNKQSNILEDLDTLRLLSKLVPEYSSLDEDSICKTAFELIFAFDEAISLGNKENVTVQQVKQYCEMESHEEKAHKLMMQSKINETKDVMKKRASELDKIRMEKGKLDKGGYSSISGPRVIEKTFSDMNISGTGFGSGSGLSGIGADMDSFASKPKGRPSAAATAPGKGFGMKLGKSQKTNQFLESLKAEGEVILEDVQPSAVSSRSSPLIPSDPITVTIEEKLNVIVKRDGGVNNFDVQGTLALQVLNDADGFIQLQIENKDVPGLSFKTHPNIHKELFNSQQIVGAKDPNRPFPSGQNETPLVKWRIQGMNESNLPLSVNCWPSVSGNETYVNIEYEASEMFDLNNVVISIPLPALREAPTVKQIDGEWKYDPRNSVLEWSIILIDQSNRSGSMEFIVPPADPSTFFPISIGFAASNTFSDLKVTGIHPLKEGNPPKYSQRVRLVAANYQIV; encoded by the exons ATG GTGGTTCTTGCTGCTTCCATCATCTCAAAATCTGGAAAAG CACTTGTTTCAAGACAGTATGTTGACATGTCTCGAATTAGGATCGAAGGATTACTTGCAGCATTCCCAAAACTTGTTGGAACTGGGAAGCAGCACACTTATCTTGAGACTGAAAGTGTCCGTTATGTTTATCAACCTATTGAAGGCCTATATCTGCTGCTTATTACAAACAAGCAGAGTAACATTCTTGAAGATCTGGACACACTGAGGCTACTATCCAAGCTT GTGCCTGAGTACTCTTCTCTGGATGAGGATAGTATCTGTAAAACAGCATTTGAGCTTATATTTGCATTTGATGAGGCAATCTCTCTCGGAAACAAGGAAAATGTGACGGTGCAACAAGTCAAGCAATACTGTGAGATGGAAAGCCATGAAGAGAAGGCGCATAAGCTGATGATGCAGAGCAAAATCAATGAAACTAAAGATGTCATGAAGAAGAGAGCTAGTGAGCTTGACAAAATCAGG ATGGAGAAAGGCAAACTTGACAAAGGAGGATACTCATCAATATCTGGTCCCCGTGTTATTGAAAAAACTTTCAGTGACATGAACATTAGTGGTACTGGCTTTGGAAGTGGTTCTGGATTAAGTGGAATAGGCGCTGATATGGACTCGTTTGCGAGTAAACCCAAAG GTCGTCCGTCAGCTGCTGCTACTGCTCCTGGCAAAGGTTTTGGTATGAAATTAGGCAAATCACAGAAGACAAATCAGTTCCTAGAATCTTTGAAAGCTGAAGGAGAAGTCATTTTGGAGGATGTACAACCAAGTGCAGTTTCTTCAAGGTCCTCGCCTCTTATACCAAGCGATCCCATCACCGTGACTATTGAAGAGAAACTTAATGTAATAGTTAAAAGAGATGGAGGTGTTAATAACTTTGATGTGCAAGGAACCCTTGCTCTTCAGGTCCTTAATGATGCAGATGGATTTATCCAGTTACAG ATCGAAAACAAAGATGTACCTGGACTCAGCTTCAAAACACACCCCAATATCCACAAGGAGTTGTTTAACAGCCAGCAAATTGTTGGAGCAAAAGATCCAAACAGGCCTTTCCCAAGTGGTCAAAATGAAACACCACTTGTGAAGTGGAGAATCCAGGGGATGAATGAATCGAATTTACCTCTGTCAG TTAACTGCTGGCCCTCGGTATCTGGAAATGAAACCTATGTCAACATTGAATATGAGGCTTCAGAGATGTTTGACCTGAACAATGTTGTCATATCTATTCCTCTGCCTGCACTTCGGGAGGCTCCAACTGTTAAACAGATTGATGGAGAGTGGAA GTATGACCCAAGAAACTCTGTATTGGAATGGTCCATCATCCTTATTGATCAGTCAAACCGCAG TGGGTCGATGGAATTTATTGTCCCCCCGGCTGACCCGTCAACATTTTTCCCCATCTCTATTGGATTTGCTGCTTCCAATACTTTCAGTGATTTGAAG GTCACTGGAATTCATCCTCTGAAGGAAGGCAACCCTCCAAAGTATTCACAGAGGGTCCGTTTGGTTGCTGCGAACTATCAAATAGTCTAA